CCAGCACCCCGTTTCCGTTGGCGTCTTCATTGGGCGTGAGACCGTTACACAAAACGCGCATGGCATCGCCCTTGAACAGCAGCAACTGGCTATTGACGACGCCATCCCCGTTTTCATCGTCGTTTTCACGGCGGATATTGCGAACATCGGACAATTCCACCGTGCCGTTTCGAGCCAGCGCAACACCGTTGCCGTCCGTATCGGTTGCAATCTGGAACGAAAGCGAAGGCCCCGGTAGAGGCGTCAATGTGGCGGCGGCGGCGCCCGCGAGTTCGCGCACAGTCCGGAGAAGCGCCTTTCCTGCCTCTTCTTGGGCACGAATCGAGGCTTCCTGCGACTCGGCCACACGCTGCACGCCGATGGCAAGGCCGAACAACGAACCGGTCGCCACCACCAGCAACGATATCGCGAAGAGAAGTTCAATCAATGAGAAACCGTCGCGTCGCATGGTCTACCTCGTTATCAGCACGGAACCGGAAACCACGTGCGAATGCCCTTTGGAGTCCATGCGCGTCACCGTGGCGCGCATTTCGAGCGGACGCGGCAACGGTTCTGCCAGGGATTGCCCGGCCATCGGCAGGCGAATCGGTTCGCCCCTTGCGTCCACGCATTCGACAACCACCGTTTCCACCGCATCGGAGGCCGGTGGCGCGAAAGCAAGCGCCTCGTCATAGGAGAGCGTGCGCAACTGTTCGAGCACGCCGGCCAGACGGCAGGACGCAATACGCCGGCTATCCGATATGGAGCCCAAATCGCTCAGGCTGATAATGGAACCAAAAATCATACTGAGCGTAAGCGCCATGATTCCCGTCGCGAACATGACTTCAATCAATGCCACACCGGCGCTTGCATGTACACTGCGGCGATTGAAATACATTGCGTCACTTCCCTCCACTTGCCTCAAGTACCCTAATCTACACACTTTGCTGTAATTTGTCAAACAAAAAAAGCATCGTTGCGAGTACCGTGTTCTTGGAGTCGTGAAGGTCTCAAAAATTAGAATTCGGCGCCAAAAACGCACGCTTGGACCCTGACCCTAATCGTGATAGAATAAAAAGCGGGAACGGTTCGACATAAACGCCGCACATTGCGGCAGCGGGAGGACACGTAATGGCGACAAAGAAGTTGAACATCGGGTTGATTGGCTATGGATTCATGGGGCGGGCGCATTCCAATGCGTACCGCAAGGTAAACCAGTTCTTCACCTTGGATTACCAACCGGTCCTCAAGGCGGCCTGCGCACGCAAGGCGGACAAAATCAACGCCTTCGCCGCGAACTGGGGCTGGGAAAGCGTCGAGACCGACTGGCGGAAACTGGTCGAGCGCAAAGACATTGACGTCATAGACATTGGAAGCCCGAACAACACGCATAAGGACATCGCCATCGCGGCGGCGGAGGCCGGGAAGATGGTCCTCTGCGAGAAACCTCTGGCCATGAATGCCGCCGAAGGTCTTGCGATGACGGAAGCCATCGAAAAGGCGGGCGTGCCGAACATGGTATGGTTCAATTATCGGCGCGTGCCGGCGATTTCCCTGGCAAAACAGTTGATTGACGAGGGACGAATCGGGCGCGTGTTCCATTATCGGGCGAAATATCTCCAAGACTGGACGATCAGCCCCGACTTGCCGCAGGGCGGCGCGGCGCTGTGGCGGCTCGATATAGACGTGGCGGGCAGCGGCGTGACCGGCGACCTGCTGGCGCACTCGATTGACACGGCCATCTGGCTCATCGGCGGCGTGGACAAGGTATCGGCGATGACGGAGACGTTCATCAAAGAGCGTGCATTGCAGGATGAACCGGGTGTTCGCAAGCCGGTGGGCATTGACGATGCCTGCGCGTTCCTCGCCCGTTTTAAGAATGGCGCGCTGGCCACCTTCGAGTCTACCCGCTATGCCCGCGGCCGGAAAAATCAAAACACTTTTGAAGTCAACGGCGACAAGGGTTCGATTTATTTCGATCTCGAAGACGCGCATCAACTCCAGTACTACGATCACGGCGACGATTCGCATGTCCACGGCTGGCGGACCATCCTCGTGACCGATGCCGATCATCCCTACATGAAGCAGTGGTGGGTGCCCGGATGCGTTATCGGGTACGAGCACACGTTTATCAACGCACTTGCCGATTTCCTGAAGGGACTCGAAACGGGCGTGCCCGCGAGGCCCAATTTCCGCGATGCGCTCGAAACACAATACGTGTGCGATACCGTGCTGAAATCGGCCAAGACCGGCCTGTGGGAAAAGGTGCCTGTAAAAGAGTAGAATGAACATCGGTACAAGACATATCCGCGCTGTAACGAAGTCAAGGAGGTAAAGAATGCTAAGTCGGAGAAGTTTTTTGAAGACCGCCGTGGCGGCGGCGCCGCTGATCCTGTCGCCGAAAGCCCTTGGGCGCACCGGCGCCGGGGCCAACGAGACGGTGAACATCGGCTTGATTGGCTTGGGCGGCCGTTGCCGCCACTTGGCGGAAACATGCGCGCGCATTCCCAACATGCGGATTGCGGCGATTTGCGACTGTTTCAAGCCACGGGTGGACAAGTTCCTTGAACTTCAGCCGGATGGGCAGAAATGGAATCCCTATACCGATTTTCGGCGCATGATTGAACGCGAAAAACTCGATGGAGTGATGGTCATCACGACGACCCACGCGCGGGCATGGGTCACCTGCCACGCGATGGCGATGGGCATGGATGTGTATATCGAAAAGCCGATGTGCCTGACTATCGCCGAGGGCCGCGAGATGGTCAAATGCGCACGGAAATTCAAACGCGTGACACAGGTCGGCACCCAGCAACGATCAATGCCGCTCAACAATTGGGCCAGCGACCTCGTCAAGAACGGCACCATCGGCAAGGTCACGAGCGTGCTCGCGCCGAATTTCGTGTGCCCGTCGCGCTGGACGCCCAAAGAGGGCGAGGAAATGCCCGCGGGCGGTTGCGACGACTGGTGGGAGACATGGACCAATCAGGCCGAATACCGGCCCTATCGCCGTGAACTGCATGAAGGATGGGCGCGCTGGTGGGATTATGACGGCGGCGGTATCTCGTTTGGCGTAACAGGTTGGGGCACGCACAGTTACGATCAAGTGCAACGCGGTTTGGGCACCGACAAGACCGGCCCGGTCGAAGTTGTTCTGGAAGAACCAGTCACCTCAGGACCCTGCGGAAAATTCGAGAACCGCGAAGCGGGACCGGAGGAAACCGGATCAAATTTCTATCACATGGTCCGAAACCTTTCCGGCCCACGCGCGAAGGTCCGCATGAAGTTCGCAAACGGCGCGCAACTTCTTTGCCATCTCGATGCGGACAACGGCCCCGGACTCGGATGTGTCTTTATCGGCGAAAAGGGCCGGATCGAAATCAACCGCGACCGCATCGCATCCGATCCGAAAGACATCATTCTGAAGGCGGATCGGCCCGAGCCGCTCAAGGTTATGGAAAGCCAGCCGCACGTCGAAAATTGGATTGAGTGCATCAAAACTCGCGAGACCTGCACCGCCGACATCGAGTACGGCCAGCGCAGTTCGACCTTGTGCTATCTTGTAAATATTGCGCGCGACCTTGGGCGTGTCGGTGAAACCTTGAAATGGAATCCGAAATCGGAACGATTCACGAACTGTCCCGAAGGAAACACCATGCTCTCAAGACCACGTCGCAAGGGATATGAACTGCCCAAGCATTCGGAATCCCCAGAAAAACGCATTGAACGGGCCTGAGTTTCATCACCCCATTGCGGTTCAGCCGCAATGCCTCCATCCTGGGTATGATTTCTTTGTCCGTAATTTCTGCGCATCATGCACAGAAGTTGCGGATAAAGATAATAATGCAAACAATCGCGCGGCATTCGGTACTCCGGGCAGGGCGACCGGATACGCGCATGAAACGGTTTAGAACGGGAAGGGCCGCCCGCCGGTCAAACATGCGGGGCGCCACTTCCGCCTCGAAAATCGCTATCGGGAGAACAAATCATGGCACGATTGGGTTTTGGGATTATCGGTTGTGGAAACATCGGACCGGTGCATGCGGAAGCGTTGTCGCAGGTACGCGGCGCAAAATTGGTGGCCGTGTCGGACGTGGTCGAACAAAATGCGCGAACCCTCGCGGAAAAATATGGGGCATCATGGTACACGGACTACCGCAGGCTGCTGGATCGCAAGGACGTGGACGCCGTGTGCCTGTGCGTTCCCAGCGGGGTGCGGGGCACAATGGGCGAAACCTGCGCCGCTGCGGGCAAGCACATCCTGGCGGAGAAACCCCTGGAAATCAACACCCGAAAAATTGACCGCCTGATTGAAGCCGCGGCCCAGGCCGGGGTCAAACTGGGCTGCGTGTTCCAGAGCCGTTTCGCGGAAGGGGCGCAGCGGATTCGCAAGGCGGTTGAGCAGGGGCGTTTCGGCCGGCTTGTGCTTGGCGACGCCTATATCAAATGGTTCCGGTCGCAGGAATATTACGACAGCAGCCAATGGCGCGGCACATGGAAACTCGATGGCGGCGGCGCGCTCATCAACCAGGGCATTCACCAGGTAGATTTGCTTCTCTGGTTCATGGGTCCGGCAAAATGGGTACGGGCCGAATCGCGCATCCTCGCGCACGACCGCATCGAAGTCGAGGATCTGGCCTGTGCGACCATTCAATTTGAAAACGGCGCGCTCGGCGTCATCGAAGCAAGCACGGCGATTTGGCCCGGACATGCCGCCAAGGTCGAAATCCACGGGTCCGAAGGAAGCGCCGTGCTCGAAGACGGCGAATTGCGGTTTTGGCAATTCAGAAAAGAAACCAAGGCCGATGCGCGCCTCCGAGCCACGTTCGGCGGCGAATCCGCGCTCGGTTCGGGCGCGGGCGATCCGCTGAGCCATCTGAAATGCGAGGGCCACCGGCGCCAGATACAGGACTTCGTCAAGGCCATCCAGGAAGATCGCCCGCCCTTTGTGGACGGTCCCGAAGGTCGCCGGTCGGTGGCGCTCATCGAAGCGATTTACAAGTCCGCCGCGACGGGAAAAACAATCAAACTGTAACCGGCCCGCTCCAAAATGCAACCCGGATGACGCAACGGCCAAGCAAAAGGGATTTTGCCGTTTTTGTTGGATTTCACGTGCAAACGGGCATGAAATTGCAGTACAATCAAATCGTGCATGGAGGGTTAGGATAATTGGCAATCCACCGGTCTTGAAAACCGGCGCCTTCGGGCTTGAGGGTTCGAGTCCCTCACCCTCCGCCATCTTGCCTCGATTGACGAGCCATTGCGGGCCATTGCGGCATGTCCACGAGTTTATAAACGGCGGCCCACGGCCGATCGCCACACCATGACCCCTTACGCAGACCTTCACTTGCACACCAACCATTCGGACGGTTCCGACCGCCCGGAACGCGTGATCGAACGCGCGGCGGCCCTGGGTTTTTCCGCTGTTGCCATCGCAGATCACGACACGATAACGAGCGTGGCCGAAGCACGCGAAAGGGCGTATGCGATAGGGATGGGGTTCTTGACGGGCGTGGAAATCAGTGCGTCGTACGGACATGCCGAAGTACACGTCCTGGGACTTGGTCTCAGGGTCGAGGATGAGGATTTGCGCAAGGGACTCGCATCCCAGCGCGAGGCGCGATCGCGGCGAATCGATCAAATCCTTGATGAATTGAAGCGTTGCGGGGTCGAAATTTCACGCGATGAGATAGAGGCGCAATTGACGGGTGGCGGCGCCCTGGGACGCGTTCATATCGCGCGCGCACTGAAGGATCGCGGGATCACGAAAACGGTGCAGGAGGGTTTCGATCGGTTCATTCGCAGCGGACGAAAGGCCTATGTGCCGAAGGCGGCAATGCCTTGTCGTGAGGCGATCGATTTGATCCACAGCGCCGGCGGCCTTGCTTTTCTGGCCCATCCGGGCGTCGGCAGCGCCGTCCCCAAATTGCTCCCCACTCTCCTCAAAATGCCCTTCGACGGCCTCGAAGCGTTCCACACCAAGCACACGCCCACCCAGACGAAAAGCCTCATCCGATTGGCGGAAGAACGCGGCCTGCTGATTTCGGGCGGCTCGGACTGCCATGGCACCGCCATCAAAAAAGAACCGGATATGGGCGCTATCCGGCTTCCGATGGAATATGTCGAACGAATCCGGGAAGCGCTGGCGCGGCATCAGACGTGCGAAGGGTGATTGGCCTCATCGGCCATGCGCTTGGCGAGAATGGGCGGACATCCGGCACAACCGTTTTCGCGATGCGGCACCGATTTTGGAATAAAATGCGGGAGGGACGGGTCGCCAATAACGGAATTCAACGGACGCTCCATAATATGACCAAGGCGGTATTGGTCATTGCCGATCACGAGGCCGCACGTGTACAGATTGCCATCCGGCGCCACAAAAACCAGGCTGTCGGGCATGTCGCAAGGCGGTTCGTGATCTTCCGCGCACACGTCCGCAATGCGGACCCGGATGTTCTCATGCTCCAAGGCGGCCCATTTTTCGTACACCTCGCTGTTCACGAACAGCCATGTATGCGAGCGATCCAAGCGTTTGAGTTCTTCAATCTCCCGCGGGCCTATCTCGGCGCAACGCGCATGAATGCCTACATCCAGCCCATGAATTTGTTGCGCCCAATGGCAGATAGTCCAAAGGCAGGGATTGTCCTGAAGGGCTTCTCCGGTGCAGATGACAATACAACATACCCCCAGCGACGCCGCCTCGTCTATCACGTTGAGCCAGTCGTCGGCATTGAGGACGCCGCTGGAAATATCCGACTGCGAATCCGTTGTCCGATCGGCGATGTTAATCCAGAGAAAACGAATGCTGGCCTCGTCGGCGCCTTCTCCCGTCGAATGGGCGGCGCATTTATGAATCTCTTTTCGTATGGTCCGGGGTAGTTCAAAAAGATTTTTCGTGATTCCCGATTCCAATGTTCTTTCCGTTTTGGTTGTTTTGGGTTCCATTACGCCTTCTCTTCCAACATGGCCAGTTTCCAGTTGATTTCTCGAATGGCCGGGTACAACGACCGGTAGGCCGAAAAAAGTTCTTCATACACGGCATTTCGCTTCGGATTGGGTTCAAATACATCACGAATCTTCACCACCCGCGCCGCCATGGCGCGCAAGTCATCCACAATTCCTGCGGCTTTCCCACCCAACATCGCCACGCCCAGCGATGCGGCTTCCGACGCTTCCAACACCGCCACCGGAATTCCCATGATATCCGCCTTGCGCTGCACCCAAATACGGCTTTTCGCGCCTCCACCAATGGCGCGAAGCCGTTGAATCCTCACGCCTGCTGATTGTAACAATTCCAAATTCAATTTCATTTCATAGACCACGCCGGAGAGGATCGCGCTCACGATTGCCGGTTTGTCGGTGTTGAGGGTCAACCCCAGAATGGCGCCGCGTCCCATGGGGTCAAAGTGCGGGGTGCCGGTCATCGTAAAATGAGGCAGGACAAGGAGATGCTCCGGTTCTTGCGGAACGGATTCGCAAATGATGTCGTAAACATCCCGGCCGGATTCTTCCGCAAGGGCCCGTTCGGATTCCGCCAAGGTGTCGCGATACCACTTCAAAAGCGCGCCGCCGGTAAAATTGAAACCCAGGCTCGCGTAAAGACCCGACACACAACTGGGATAACAGCAGACATTGCCTTCCAATGCCTCTTCCGTAAGGGAAAAACGGTCGAATATGGCGCAAATACACTCGACCGTCCCCGTGGCATACATCGCTTCGCCGCTGTCGAGAATGCCCGCCCCCAAGGCGCCGGCGGGTTGATCGTGACCGCCGGTCGCGACGACAATCCCGCGGGGCAAGCCGATCGCATCGGCGACGGAATCCGGAATCGTTCCCACAACGGACCCGGATGGCGCGGTGCGCGCAAACAGCGAACGGTCAAGTCCCGCAATGCCCAGCAGTTCATCCGACCAGTCGCCGGCGTGGATGTCGAAGGCCATGGTTCGCGCCGCGAGCGGAAAACTCATTACGGGTTCGAGGCCGAGACGGAGATGGACGAAATCCTCGTAACAGAGAAATTTCCATGTCTTGGCGAAGATTTCTGGACCATTCTCCCTGAACCACATCGCCTTGTTGATGGTGTACATGCCGTGCAGCGGCATGCCGGAAATCCGGGCCAGTTCATAACGGGATTTGCGTTCGAGCCACCACGCGGGCATGTGGGCCGTCCGCCCGTCGAACGTGACCAGGCTGTTTGCCAGACAGCGTCCGTCGCGGTCGACGGGATGGCACGCCTCACCCTGGCAGGAAACCGCCATGGATTGAATGGGATCGTGGCGCGTCGCGCGGGCGATTTCCGCCAGAACGGCCTTCACGCACGTCCATACGCGTTCGGGATCGAGTTCCTGCCAGCCCGGCCTCGGCGATATCAACGGATATTCCCGATACGCGGACGCCACCACCCGCCCATCGAGATCGAACGCGACGCCCTTGGTTCCCGTGGTTCCGACATCCAGCCCCAAAAGGCTCATTTTATCATCTCCACCCAGTCGTTTTGCCTATTTTGGCGAAGCAAGAAGATGTAGTCAACTTCCCTTCGGGAAAATTTCAAGCACTTCCGGATTGACGCAGTTCGGCACGTCGCGGCCCGACAGCGCCGCGATGAGATTGGCGGCGGCCATTTCCGCCATGCGCGCGCGCGTGGTCCGCGTGGCGCTGCCGAGATGCGGAACCAAGACCGCGTTTGGACAAGCCAGCAATGCGGGATGTATTTCAGGCTCGCGCTCGTACACGTCGAGTCCGGCGGCAAAAATGCGCCTCGAGGACAAGGCTTCGGCCAAGGCGGCCTCGTCCACGATCGGTCCGCGGGCGGTATTGACCAAAACGGCCGTCGGCTTCATGCGCGCGAACTCCGCCGCGCCGAAGGCATGCGTCGTTTCCGGCAGCAACGGGCAATGGATCGAAATAAAATCCGATTCGGCCAAAAGCGTCTGCTTCTCCACAAGGGCGGCATTCAATTCGTTTTCCCGATCCGCCGGAAGCCGGACTGCGTCATGGTAGATGACGCGCATATCGAATCCCCGCGCCCGCCGCGCCATGGCTTGGCCGATGCGGCCCATGCCGAAAAGGCCGAGGGTTTGTCCGTGAATGTCCACGCCGAGGAACAGTTGCGGCCCCCACGATTTCCATTCCCCCGCGCGAAGATAACGTTCCGATTCCGTCACGCGCCGCGCCGCGGCCATCATCAGCGCCCACGTCATGTCCGCCGTCGTTTCGGTCAATACGCCCGGCGTGTTCGTGACCACGATGCCGCGCCGCGTGGCGGCGGCGATATCCACGTTGTTGTAGCCGACGGCGTAATTCGCGACGACCTTCAGTTGCGGCCCGGCAGCCTCGAAGACCTCCTCGTCCATCGCATCCGTCAGGATAGACAACACTCCATGGACGCCCCGCACGCCCTCCAAGAGGGCCTCACGCGATATCGGGCGATCATCTTGCGACACAACGACGTCGCCGCCAAAGGCTTCATGCAACAGTTTCAAGCCTGCATCCGGTATCGGGCGCGTAACGAAAACACGCGGCATGATTCAAACACCTTTCTTCATGAGGCAAATTCCGTGCAAGATTGCGGCAAAGGCGGATTTTACCGGGGAATGCCGCAACCGGGCAAGCGCGCCCCAACAACTTTATTATGACGCATGCGCGGGAGGGTCATAATCCAGTATGATGTTTTTGGAATTTCCGAGTTTTACTTTCTTTGTCCGCAACTTCCATGCGCCGCACGGGGGGGGTGCGGGCAAAGAAAGTAACCCTTTGATGGAAACATCGCGGCCGAGCCGCAAGGGACTGTTGCCATTGACAGGGCGCCATGGCCCGGACAACGAGAGGAGTGTACAATGAAAAATATACGAACGTCCGCATCGGTTGCGCTGGTACTGCTTTCCTCCTTATGCGGCCGGGACGCATCAGGCGCAGACCGCATCAAGATCAACATTCGAGAGACCAAGGCCCCCATCTCGCCTTTTGTCTATGGGCAGTTCATCGAACATCTGGGGCGGTGCATCTATGGCGGCATCTGGGCGGAAATGCTGGAAGACCGTAAGTTCTTCTACCCGGTAGACGGAAAGCAGTCCGGTTGGGCGCAAAACAAGGGCAAGAACGTATCATGGGAAGGTGACGGAATTCCCTATGAGATCGTCGTGGCGTCACCTTGGCAGATTCTCGGTCCGGCGGACGCGGTATCCATGAACACGGACCACCCTTTCGTGGGCGACCATGATCCGGTGCTTTCCGTGGATGGATCCGATGAATTGCGCGGAATCTATCATCCGCGGTTGGCCCTGGAAAAAGACCGTGCCTACACGGGATATGTCATTCTGAAAACAACCGGCACGATGGATCGCGTGGAGGCAGTGCTGCAATGGGGCAAAACAGACTCGGACGCGGCCGTGGCCGCTTTCAATATACAAGGCGATGCCTTTTCCAAATACCCTTTTACTCTGACCGCCGGGGGAAACACGCACGATGGCCGGTTGATTATCCGCTGCGCCGGACAAGGCACGGTGCATATCGGGGCGGTATCCCTTATGCCCGCGGACCATGTGGACGGTTTCCGCAGGGACGTGCTTTCGTTGCTGCGCGAACTGGATTCACCCATTTATCGCTGGCCAGGCGGCAATTTCGTCAGCGGCTATGACTGGCGCGATGGCATCGGCGATCGAGACAAGCGCCCCCCGCGCAAGAATCCAGCTTGGACCGGCATTGAACACAACGATGTCGGCATTCACGAGTTCATGCATTTCTGCGAACTATTGAAAACAGAGCCCTATGTGGCGCTGAACACCGGACTGGGCGATGCCTCCTCCGCGGCGGCTGAAGTGCAATACATAACCGGCGCGGCGGACACTCCCGAGGGCGCCAAACGCGCGGCCAATGGGCGATCCGAACCGTGGAACGTCAAATG
The window above is part of the Candidatus Hydrogenedentota bacterium genome. Proteins encoded here:
- a CDS encoding Gfo/Idh/MocA family oxidoreductase; amino-acid sequence: MLSRRSFLKTAVAAAPLILSPKALGRTGAGANETVNIGLIGLGGRCRHLAETCARIPNMRIAAICDCFKPRVDKFLELQPDGQKWNPYTDFRRMIEREKLDGVMVITTTHARAWVTCHAMAMGMDVYIEKPMCLTIAEGREMVKCARKFKRVTQVGTQQRSMPLNNWASDLVKNGTIGKVTSVLAPNFVCPSRWTPKEGEEMPAGGCDDWWETWTNQAEYRPYRRELHEGWARWWDYDGGGISFGVTGWGTHSYDQVQRGLGTDKTGPVEVVLEEPVTSGPCGKFENREAGPEETGSNFYHMVRNLSGPRAKVRMKFANGAQLLCHLDADNGPGLGCVFIGEKGRIEINRDRIASDPKDIILKADRPEPLKVMESQPHVENWIECIKTRETCTADIEYGQRSSTLCYLVNIARDLGRVGETLKWNPKSERFTNCPEGNTMLSRPRRKGYELPKHSESPEKRIERA
- a CDS encoding FGGY-family carbohydrate kinase, coding for MSLLGLDVGTTGTKGVAFDLDGRVVASAYREYPLISPRPGWQELDPERVWTCVKAVLAEIARATRHDPIQSMAVSCQGEACHPVDRDGRCLANSLVTFDGRTAHMPAWWLERKSRYELARISGMPLHGMYTINKAMWFRENGPEIFAKTWKFLCYEDFVHLRLGLEPVMSFPLAARTMAFDIHAGDWSDELLGIAGLDRSLFARTAPSGSVVGTIPDSVADAIGLPRGIVVATGGHDQPAGALGAGILDSGEAMYATGTVECICAIFDRFSLTEEALEGNVCCYPSCVSGLYASLGFNFTGGALLKWYRDTLAESERALAEESGRDVYDIICESVPQEPEHLLVLPHFTMTGTPHFDPMGRGAILGLTLNTDKPAIVSAILSGVVYEMKLNLELLQSAGVRIQRLRAIGGGAKSRIWVQRKADIMGIPVAVLEASEAASLGVAMLGGKAAGIVDDLRAMAARVVKIRDVFEPNPKRNAVYEELFSAYRSLYPAIREINWKLAMLEEKA
- a CDS encoding alpha-L-arabinofuranosidase C-terminal domain-containing protein — protein: MKNIRTSASVALVLLSSLCGRDASGADRIKINIRETKAPISPFVYGQFIEHLGRCIYGGIWAEMLEDRKFFYPVDGKQSGWAQNKGKNVSWEGDGIPYEIVVASPWQILGPADAVSMNTDHPFVGDHDPVLSVDGSDELRGIYHPRLALEKDRAYTGYVILKTTGTMDRVEAVLQWGKTDSDAAVAAFNIQGDAFSKYPFTLTAGGNTHDGRLIIRCAGQGTVHIGAVSLMPADHVDGFRRDVLSLLRELDSPIYRWPGGNFVSGYDWRDGIGDRDKRPPRKNPAWTGIEHNDVGIHEFMHFCELLKTEPYVALNTGLGDASSAAAEVQYITGAADTPEGAKRAANGRSEPWNVKWWAVGNEMYGEWQLGHMPLEEYVNKHNAVVDAIRTVSPNAQCIGVGAAGPWSETMLTRCADHMTLLSEHLYWQHKKDVTEHVRMAVDAIDRVANIHRGYRASIAGLKEKDIRIALDEWNYWYGPYLYGELGTRYFLRDALGCAAALHAMFRNSDLYFMANYAQTVNVIGAIKTTGTKAWLETTGQALKLYRHHFGTIPVAVEETTDGLDVAAAWKEDRSALTLALVNTTDRKKTIQWEADGLALPKTISGWLIQHDDPDAYNDENNRDKVKIQEVSLVVTDDRLNVNPYSVTMLTIPAGN
- a CDS encoding SPASM domain-containing protein, translating into MESGITKNLFELPRTIRKEIHKCAAHSTGEGADEASIRFLWINIADRTTDSQSDISSGVLNADDWLNVIDEAASLGVCCIVICTGEALQDNPCLWTICHWAQQIHGLDVGIHARCAEIGPREIEELKRLDRSHTWLFVNSEVYEKWAALEHENIRVRIADVCAEDHEPPCDMPDSLVFVAPDGNLYTCGLVIGNDQYRLGHIMERPLNSVIGDPSLPHFIPKSVPHRENGCAGCPPILAKRMADEANHPSHV
- a CDS encoding prepilin-type N-terminal cleavage/methylation domain-containing protein gives rise to the protein MRRDGFSLIELLFAISLLVVATGSLFGLAIGVQRVAESQEASIRAQEEAGKALLRTVRELAGAAAATLTPLPGPSLSFQIATDTDGNGVALARNGTVELSDVRNIRRENDDENGDGVVNSQLLLFKGDAMRVLCNGLTPNEDANGNGVLDDGEDLNGNKRLERGIWFESAGKAVRVTIDTQFPDTRGHWYTATLTQDVIPRN
- a CDS encoding PHP domain-containing protein, with protein sequence MTPYADLHLHTNHSDGSDRPERVIERAAALGFSAVAIADHDTITSVAEARERAYAIGMGFLTGVEISASYGHAEVHVLGLGLRVEDEDLRKGLASQREARSRRIDQILDELKRCGVEISRDEIEAQLTGGGALGRVHIARALKDRGITKTVQEGFDRFIRSGRKAYVPKAAMPCREAIDLIHSAGGLAFLAHPGVGSAVPKLLPTLLKMPFDGLEAFHTKHTPTQTKSLIRLAEERGLLISGGSDCHGTAIKKEPDMGAIRLPMEYVERIREALARHQTCEG
- a CDS encoding D-glycerate dehydrogenase, with the translated sequence MPRVFVTRPIPDAGLKLLHEAFGGDVVVSQDDRPISREALLEGVRGVHGVLSILTDAMDEEVFEAAGPQLKVVANYAVGYNNVDIAAATRRGIVVTNTPGVLTETTADMTWALMMAAARRVTESERYLRAGEWKSWGPQLFLGVDIHGQTLGLFGMGRIGQAMARRARGFDMRVIYHDAVRLPADRENELNAALVEKQTLLAESDFISIHCPLLPETTHAFGAAEFARMKPTAVLVNTARGPIVDEAALAEALSSRRIFAAGLDVYEREPEIHPALLACPNAVLVPHLGSATRTTRARMAEMAAANLIAALSGRDVPNCVNPEVLEIFPKGS
- a CDS encoding Gfo/Idh/MocA family oxidoreductase, whose translation is MARLGFGIIGCGNIGPVHAEALSQVRGAKLVAVSDVVEQNARTLAEKYGASWYTDYRRLLDRKDVDAVCLCVPSGVRGTMGETCAAAGKHILAEKPLEINTRKIDRLIEAAAQAGVKLGCVFQSRFAEGAQRIRKAVEQGRFGRLVLGDAYIKWFRSQEYYDSSQWRGTWKLDGGGALINQGIHQVDLLLWFMGPAKWVRAESRILAHDRIEVEDLACATIQFENGALGVIEASTAIWPGHAAKVEIHGSEGSAVLEDGELRFWQFRKETKADARLRATFGGESALGSGAGDPLSHLKCEGHRRQIQDFVKAIQEDRPPFVDGPEGRRSVALIEAIYKSAATGKTIKL
- a CDS encoding Gfo/Idh/MocA family oxidoreductase — translated: MATKKLNIGLIGYGFMGRAHSNAYRKVNQFFTLDYQPVLKAACARKADKINAFAANWGWESVETDWRKLVERKDIDVIDIGSPNNTHKDIAIAAAEAGKMVLCEKPLAMNAAEGLAMTEAIEKAGVPNMVWFNYRRVPAISLAKQLIDEGRIGRVFHYRAKYLQDWTISPDLPQGGAALWRLDIDVAGSGVTGDLLAHSIDTAIWLIGGVDKVSAMTETFIKERALQDEPGVRKPVGIDDACAFLARFKNGALATFESTRYARGRKNQNTFEVNGDKGSIYFDLEDAHQLQYYDHGDDSHVHGWRTILVTDADHPYMKQWWVPGCVIGYEHTFINALADFLKGLETGVPARPNFRDALETQYVCDTVLKSAKTGLWEKVPVKE